The following coding sequences lie in one Streptomyces venezuelae genomic window:
- a CDS encoding VOC family protein, which produces MELAQVRLLVADFPACYRFYGEVLGLKPQSGAEDGPYEKFGFAVGSAGIALQDRAMMAGLLGELADAATGHRSLVVLRVDDLDAYCAEIVGRGAVLAHGPAPMTERMRVAHLKDPEGNLVELQEWLLLRT; this is translated from the coding sequence TTGGAACTCGCTCAGGTGCGTCTGCTCGTCGCGGACTTTCCCGCCTGCTACCGCTTCTACGGCGAAGTGCTGGGCCTCAAGCCCCAGTCGGGCGCCGAGGACGGACCGTACGAGAAGTTCGGGTTCGCCGTCGGCTCGGCGGGCATCGCGCTGCAGGACCGCGCGATGATGGCCGGGCTGCTCGGCGAGCTGGCCGACGCGGCGACCGGGCACCGCTCACTGGTGGTGCTCAGGGTCGACGACCTGGACGCGTACTGCGCGGAGATCGTCGGACGCGGAGCCGTCCTCGCGCACGGGCCCGCGCCCATGACGGAGCGCATGCGCGTCGCCCACCTCAAGGATCCCGAGGGCAACCTGGTGGAGTTGCAGGAGTGGCTGCTGCTGCGCACCTGA
- a CDS encoding 16S rRNA (uracil(1498)-N(3))-methyltransferase, producing the protein MTAPVFVVEHFDAGGGGRYVLDGPEGRHAVSVKRLRAGEDVVLTDGAGRWAECVVVDTEGKDRLIVHMDSVAEEPAESPRITVVQALPKGDRGELAVETMTETGVDAVVPWTASRCITQWKGERGLKALAKWRATAREAGKQSRRVRFPEVADAASTKQVAALLADADFAAVLHEEGSSDPLATAELPAAGHIVLVVGPEGGVSPEELAVFAESGAKPYRLGRSVLRTSTAGTAATALLLGRTGRWS; encoded by the coding sequence ATGACCGCACCGGTTTTCGTCGTCGAGCACTTCGACGCGGGCGGCGGCGGGCGCTATGTGCTCGACGGACCCGAGGGGCGGCACGCCGTCTCCGTGAAGCGGCTGCGCGCCGGTGAGGACGTCGTCCTGACCGACGGCGCCGGGCGCTGGGCGGAGTGCGTGGTCGTGGACACCGAGGGCAAGGACCGGCTGATCGTCCACATGGACTCCGTCGCCGAGGAGCCCGCGGAGTCGCCCCGCATCACCGTCGTACAGGCCCTGCCCAAGGGCGACCGCGGCGAGCTCGCCGTGGAGACCATGACGGAGACCGGCGTCGACGCCGTCGTGCCGTGGACCGCGTCGCGCTGCATCACGCAGTGGAAGGGTGAGCGCGGCCTGAAGGCCCTCGCCAAGTGGCGGGCCACCGCGCGCGAGGCGGGCAAGCAGTCGCGCCGGGTCCGCTTCCCCGAGGTCGCCGACGCCGCGTCGACCAAGCAGGTCGCCGCGCTCCTCGCGGACGCCGACTTCGCGGCCGTCCTGCACGAGGAGGGCAGCAGCGACCCGCTGGCCACGGCGGAACTCCCCGCGGCCGGGCACATCGTGCTGGTGGTCGGGCCCGAAGGGGGCGTGTCCCCGGAGGAGCTGGCGGTGTTCGCCGAGTCGGGCGCGAAGCCGTACCGGCTCGGGCGTAGCGTGTTGCGCACGTCGACCGCCGGGACCGCGGCGACCGCGCTCCTCCTCGGGCGCACCGGCCGCTGGTCCTGA
- a CDS encoding nitronate monooxygenase, with product MSSALTELCRLPIVQAPMAGGASGPALAGAVAEAGGLGFLAAGYKTADGMYQEIKQLRGLTSRPFGVNLFMPQPDTADAAAVEVYRNQLAGEATWYETELGDPESGRDDGYDAKLAILLDDPVPLVSFTFGCPTRDVLDAFARVNTLTVVTVTTAEEAQTAQWAGADAVCVQGIEAGGHQGTHKDNPEADGAGIGLLSLITQVRETAQIPIVAAGGLMRGAQIAAVLAAGADAAQLGTAFLVTPESGANPLHKQAMTNPLFVRTELTRAFSGRPARGLVNRFMREHGPYAPAAYPQVHHLTSALRKAAAKAGDAQAMALWAGQGHRLARELPAGQLVEVLAAELAEARAQAASDAEGAV from the coding sequence ATGTCCTCCGCACTGACCGAGCTCTGTCGTCTCCCGATCGTGCAGGCCCCCATGGCGGGCGGCGCCTCCGGGCCCGCGCTGGCCGGGGCCGTCGCCGAGGCCGGCGGGCTCGGGTTTCTCGCCGCCGGGTACAAGACCGCCGACGGGATGTACCAGGAGATCAAACAGCTGCGGGGGCTCACCTCGCGCCCCTTCGGCGTCAACCTGTTCATGCCGCAGCCCGACACCGCGGACGCCGCGGCCGTCGAGGTCTACCGCAACCAGCTCGCCGGCGAGGCCACCTGGTACGAGACGGAGCTCGGCGACCCGGAGAGCGGGCGCGACGACGGGTACGACGCCAAGCTGGCGATCCTGCTCGACGACCCCGTGCCGCTCGTCTCCTTCACCTTCGGCTGCCCCACCCGTGACGTCCTCGACGCCTTCGCCCGCGTCAACACCCTGACCGTCGTCACCGTCACCACCGCGGAGGAGGCGCAGACCGCCCAGTGGGCGGGCGCCGACGCCGTGTGCGTGCAGGGCATCGAGGCCGGCGGGCACCAAGGGACGCACAAGGACAACCCGGAGGCCGATGGGGCCGGGATCGGGTTGCTCTCACTCATCACGCAGGTGCGTGAGACCGCGCAGATCCCCATCGTCGCCGCGGGCGGGCTCATGCGCGGCGCGCAGATCGCCGCCGTGCTCGCCGCGGGCGCCGACGCCGCGCAGCTCGGCACCGCCTTCCTCGTGACCCCCGAGTCGGGCGCCAACCCGCTGCACAAGCAGGCCATGACCAATCCGCTCTTCGTACGGACCGAGCTGACCCGCGCGTTCTCCGGGCGTCCCGCGCGCGGCCTCGTCAACCGGTTCATGCGGGAGCACGGCCCGTACGCCCCCGCCGCCTACCCGCAGGTCCACCACCTCACCAGCGCCCTGCGCAAGGCCGCGGCGAAGGCGGGGGACGCGCAGGCCATGGCCCTCTGGGCCGGGCAGGGTCACCGGCTCGCCCGCGAGCTGCCCGCGGGACAGCTCGTCGAGGTCCTCGCGGCCGAACTCGCCGAGGCCAGGGCGCAGGCCGCGTCGGACGCGGAGGGTGCCGTATGA
- the dnaJ gene encoding molecular chaperone DnaJ encodes MATDYYAVLGVRRDASQDEIKKAFRRLARELHPDVNPDPKTQERFKEINAAYEVLSDPQKKQVYDLGGDPLSQAGGGGGAGGFGAGGFGNFSDIMDAFFGTASQRGPRSRTRRGQDAMIRLEIDLEEAAFGTTKDIQVDTAVVCTTCSGEGAAPGTSAQTCDMCRGRGEVSQVTRSFLGQVMTSRPCPQCQGFGTVVPTPCPECAGDGRIRSRRTLTVKIPAGVDNGTRIQLAGEGEVGPGGGPAGDLYVEIHELPHAVFQRRGDDLHCTVTIPMTAAALGTKVPLETLDGLEEIDIRPGTQSGQSVPLHGRGITHLRGGGRGDLIVHVEVLTPTKLDPEQERLLRELAQLRGEERPTGQFQPGQQGLFSRLKDAFNGR; translated from the coding sequence GTGGCCACGGACTACTACGCCGTACTCGGCGTGCGCCGCGACGCTTCCCAGGACGAGATCAAGAAGGCCTTCCGGAGGCTGGCGCGTGAGCTTCACCCGGATGTGAATCCGGACCCGAAGACTCAGGAGCGCTTCAAGGAGATCAACGCCGCGTACGAGGTGTTGTCGGACCCGCAGAAGAAGCAGGTCTACGACCTCGGCGGCGACCCGCTGTCCCAGGCGGGCGGTGGCGGAGGCGCGGGTGGCTTCGGCGCCGGCGGCTTCGGCAACTTCTCCGACATCATGGACGCGTTCTTCGGGACGGCGTCGCAGCGCGGGCCGCGCTCGCGCACGCGTCGCGGCCAGGACGCCATGATCCGTCTGGAGATCGACCTCGAAGAGGCCGCCTTCGGGACGACCAAGGACATCCAGGTCGACACGGCTGTCGTCTGTACGACCTGTAGCGGTGAGGGTGCCGCGCCGGGGACGTCCGCGCAGACCTGTGACATGTGCCGCGGTCGCGGTGAGGTGTCCCAGGTCACGCGGTCCTTCCTCGGCCAGGTCATGACGTCCCGGCCCTGCCCGCAGTGCCAGGGCTTCGGGACGGTCGTGCCGACGCCGTGCCCCGAGTGCGCGGGCGACGGACGGATCCGCTCGCGGCGGACCCTGACGGTCAAGATTCCGGCCGGTGTCGACAACGGCACGCGGATCCAGCTCGCGGGCGAGGGCGAGGTCGGCCCCGGCGGCGGCCCCGCCGGTGACCTGTACGTGGAGATCCACGAGCTGCCGCACGCCGTCTTCCAGCGGCGCGGCGACGACCTGCACTGCACGGTGACGATCCCCATGACCGCAGCGGCCCTCGGCACGAAGGTGCCGCTGGAGACGCTCGACGGCCTGGAGGAGATCGACATCCGTCCCGGCACGCAGTCGGGGCAGTCCGTCCCGCTGCACGGGCGCGGCATCACGCATCTGCGGGGCGGCGGTCGCGGTGACCTCATCGTGCACGTCGAGGTCCTCACGCCGACGAAGCTCGATCCCGAGCAGGAGCGGTTGCTGCGGGAGCTTGCGCAGTTGCGCGGGGAGGAACGGCCGACGGGGCAGTTCCAGCCCGGTCAGCAGGGGCTGTTCTCCCGTTTGAAGGACGCGTTCAACGGGCGGTAG
- the hrcA gene encoding heat-inducible transcriptional repressor HrcA, whose protein sequence is MLSERRLEVLRAIVHDYVGTEEPVGSKALTERHRLGVSPATVRNDMAVLEEEGFIAQPHTSAGRIPTDKGYRLFVDKLAGVKPMTAPERRAIQNFLDGAVDLDDVVGRTVRLLAQLTRQVAVVQYPSLTRSTVRHVELLSLAPARLMLVLITDTGRVEQRMIDCPAPFGETALADLRARLNSRVAGRRFADVPQLVQDLPEAFEAEDRGTVATVLSTLLETLVEETEERLMIGGTANLTRFGHDFPLTIRPVLEALEEQVVLLKLLGEVQDSGMAVRIGHENAHEGLSSTSVVSVGYGSGSEAVAKLGVVGPTRMDYPGTMGAVRAVARYVGQILAES, encoded by the coding sequence ATGCTCAGTGAACGCAGGCTCGAAGTGCTGCGCGCCATCGTCCATGACTACGTGGGGACGGAGGAGCCCGTCGGCTCCAAGGCGCTCACCGAGCGACACCGTCTGGGGGTTTCCCCGGCCACCGTCCGCAACGACATGGCGGTGCTGGAGGAGGAAGGGTTCATCGCCCAGCCGCACACCAGCGCGGGGCGCATCCCGACCGACAAGGGCTACCGCCTCTTCGTCGACAAGCTCGCGGGCGTCAAGCCGATGACGGCGCCCGAGCGCCGCGCCATCCAGAACTTCCTCGACGGCGCCGTCGACCTCGACGACGTCGTGGGGCGCACGGTGCGGCTGCTCGCGCAGCTCACCCGGCAGGTCGCCGTCGTGCAGTACCCGTCGCTCACGCGGTCGACGGTGCGGCACGTGGAGCTGCTCTCGCTGGCCCCCGCCCGGCTGATGCTCGTACTGATCACGGACACGGGCCGGGTCGAGCAGCGCATGATCGACTGCCCCGCGCCGTTCGGCGAGACCGCGCTCGCGGACCTGCGGGCCCGGCTGAACAGCAGGGTCGCGGGGCGGCGCTTCGCGGATGTGCCACAGTTGGTGCAGGACCTGCCCGAGGCCTTCGAGGCCGAGGACCGCGGCACCGTCGCGACGGTCCTGTCCACCCTCCTCGAGACGCTCGTGGAGGAGACGGAGGAGCGGCTGATGATCGGCGGCACCGCCAATCTCACCCGCTTCGGACATGACTTTCCCCTCACCATCCGGCCCGTTCTCGAAGCCCTCGAGGAGCAGGTCGTGCTCCTCAAGTTGCTTGGGGAAGTGCAGGATTCGGGCATGGCCGTACGGATCGGTCACGAGAACGCCCATGAGGGGCTCAGCTCCACGTCCGTGGTCTCGGTCGGCTACGGTTCGGGCAGCGAGGCAGTCGCCAAACTCGGCGTGGTCGGACCGACCCGCATGGACTATCCGGGAACGATGGGAGCAGTACGCGCAGTGGCACGTTACGTCGGACAGATCCTGGCGGAGTCGTAA
- a CDS encoding MBL fold metallo-hydrolase produces MTPAWEAAGWERLAPRVGRCRLPVWDCTAGLVVGDDAALMIEAGSSLAEGAALRTQARRILGGDRRVTHLALTHPHFDHVLGAAAFAGVEVYGAVGIDTVFAAGRDELREDAVRHDLDPDAAAEAADLLVRPHHLVCGEWTLDLGGGVQVLLANIGPGHSGHDLVVLVPGTGGGREVVFCGDLVEESGEPQAGPDAAPNHWPAALDRLLDLGGEDALYVPGHGATVDAAFVRAQRATLATRFGVS; encoded by the coding sequence GTGACGCCGGCATGGGAAGCGGCGGGCTGGGAGCGGCTCGCACCGCGGGTGGGACGGTGCCGCCTGCCCGTCTGGGACTGCACGGCGGGCCTCGTCGTCGGCGACGACGCGGCCCTGATGATCGAGGCGGGCTCGAGCCTGGCGGAGGGCGCCGCGCTGCGCACGCAGGCCCGGCGGATCCTGGGCGGCGACCGCAGGGTCACCCACCTCGCGCTGACGCACCCGCACTTCGACCACGTCCTCGGGGCGGCGGCGTTCGCGGGCGTCGAGGTGTACGGCGCGGTGGGCATCGACACGGTCTTCGCCGCGGGCCGCGACGAGCTGCGCGAGGACGCGGTGCGGCACGACCTGGACCCGGACGCGGCGGCGGAGGCGGCCGACCTCCTGGTCCGCCCGCACCATCTGGTGTGCGGGGAGTGGACGCTCGACCTGGGCGGCGGCGTGCAGGTGCTGCTCGCCAACATCGGGCCCGGCCACTCCGGCCACGACCTCGTGGTCCTGGTGCCCGGCACCGGGGGCGGCCGGGAGGTCGTCTTCTGCGGCGACCTGGTGGAGGAGTCGGGCGAGCCGCAGGCGGGCCCGGACGCGGCGCCGAACCACTGGCCCGCGGCGCTGGACCGCCTCCTGGACCTGGGCGGCGAGGACGCGCTGTACGTACCCGGGCACGGCGCGACGGTAGATGCGGCTTTTGTCCGCGCCCAACGCGCCACACTGGCAACCCGCTTCGGCGTGTCGTGA
- a CDS encoding DUF3097 domain-containing protein — protein MRQYSADLTPPWKKPKPVPEVAADAGLVVEELSTGFCGAVIRCEKTAQGPTVTLEDRFGKHRVFPMEPRGFLLEGRPVTLVRPSRAAAPVRPSRTASGSVAVPGARARVARAGRIYVEGRHDAELVERVWGDDLRIEGVVVEYLEGIDDLPAIVAEFAPGPDARLGVLVDHLVPGSKESRIATQVTSAHALVVGHPYIDVWEAVKPSSVGIPAWPRVPRGQDWKTGVCEALGWPPNTGAAWQRILNSVHSYKDLEPPLLGRVEELIDFVTLP, from the coding sequence ATGCGCCAGTACTCCGCCGACCTCACGCCCCCTTGGAAGAAGCCGAAGCCCGTGCCGGAGGTGGCGGCGGACGCCGGCCTCGTGGTCGAGGAGCTGAGCACCGGTTTCTGCGGGGCGGTGATCCGCTGCGAGAAGACGGCGCAGGGCCCCACCGTGACGCTGGAGGACCGCTTCGGCAAGCACCGCGTCTTCCCCATGGAGCCGCGCGGTTTCCTCCTGGAGGGCCGCCCGGTCACCCTGGTCCGTCCCTCCCGGGCCGCGGCTCCCGTACGTCCGTCCCGCACCGCGTCCGGCTCGGTGGCCGTCCCCGGGGCGCGGGCGAGGGTCGCCCGCGCGGGACGTATCTACGTGGAGGGCCGTCACGACGCGGAACTGGTCGAGCGCGTGTGGGGCGACGACCTGCGCATCGAGGGCGTCGTCGTGGAGTACCTGGAGGGCATCGACGACCTCCCCGCGATCGTCGCCGAGTTCGCCCCCGGGCCGGACGCGCGCCTGGGCGTCCTGGTCGACCACCTGGTCCCGGGCTCCAAGGAGTCCCGCATCGCGACGCAGGTCACCAGCGCCCACGCCCTGGTCGTCGGGCATCCCTACATCGACGTCTGGGAGGCGGTGAAGCCGTCCTCGGTCGGCATCCCCGCCTGGCCCCGCGTCCCCCGGGGCCAGGACTGGAAGACGGGCGTCTGCGAGGCCCTGGGCTGGCCGCCCAACACGGGCGCGGCCTGGCAGCGCATCCTGAACTCGGTCCACTCCTACAAGGACCTGGAGCCGCCGCTCCTGGGCCGCGTGGAAGAACTCATCGACTTCGTCACACTCCCGTAG
- the hemW gene encoding radical SAM family heme chaperone HemW, with translation MPSALPDGEPMPEDGALPASALAGAASRPLGFYLHVPYCATRCGYCDFNTYTATELRGSGGVLASRDNYAQTLADEVRLARKVLGDDPRPVRTVFVGGGTPTLLAARDLVAMLAAVRDEFGLADDAEITTEANPESVDEAYLSELREGGFNRVSFGMQSAKQHVLKVLDRTHTPGRPEACVAEARAAGFEHVNLDLIYGTPGETDDDWRATLDAAIGAGPDHVSAYALIVEEGTQLARRIRRGEVPMTDDDVHADRYLIADEVLGNAGFSWYEVSNWATSDSGRCLHNELYWRGADWWGAGPGAHSHVGGVRWWNVKHPGAYAGALAGGGSPGAGREVLSAEDRRVERILLELRLREGCPLSLLREAGLAASVRARDEGLLEAGPYAEGRAVLTLRGRLLADAVVRDLVD, from the coding sequence ATGCCCTCCGCACTGCCCGATGGTGAGCCCATGCCCGAGGACGGCGCGCTGCCCGCGTCCGCCCTCGCCGGCGCGGCCTCCCGCCCCCTCGGCTTCTACCTGCACGTCCCGTACTGCGCCACGCGCTGCGGCTACTGCGACTTCAACACGTACACCGCGACCGAGCTGCGCGGCTCCGGCGGCGTCCTCGCCTCCCGCGACAACTACGCGCAGACCCTCGCCGACGAGGTGCGGCTCGCAAGGAAGGTCCTGGGCGACGACCCGCGGCCCGTGCGGACCGTGTTCGTCGGGGGCGGCACGCCGACGCTGCTCGCCGCCCGCGACCTCGTGGCGATGCTCGCCGCCGTCCGGGACGAGTTCGGGCTCGCGGACGACGCGGAGATCACGACGGAGGCCAACCCCGAGTCGGTCGACGAGGCGTACCTGAGCGAGCTCCGCGAGGGCGGCTTCAACCGTGTCTCCTTCGGCATGCAGAGCGCGAAGCAGCACGTCCTGAAGGTGCTCGACCGCACGCACACGCCCGGCCGGCCCGAGGCGTGCGTCGCCGAGGCGCGGGCCGCAGGCTTCGAGCACGTGAACCTCGACCTGATCTACGGCACGCCCGGCGAGACCGACGACGACTGGCGCGCCACGCTCGACGCGGCGATCGGCGCGGGCCCCGACCACGTCAGCGCCTACGCGCTCATCGTGGAGGAGGGCACGCAGCTGGCGCGGCGCATCCGGCGCGGCGAGGTGCCGATGACCGACGACGACGTGCACGCCGACCGGTACCTGATCGCCGACGAGGTGCTCGGGAACGCGGGCTTCTCCTGGTACGAGGTGTCCAACTGGGCCACGTCCGACAGCGGCCGCTGTCTGCACAACGAGCTGTACTGGCGCGGCGCCGACTGGTGGGGCGCCGGACCCGGCGCGCACAGCCACGTCGGCGGCGTGCGGTGGTGGAACGTCAAGCACCCCGGTGCGTACGCGGGGGCCCTCGCGGGCGGCGGGTCGCCCGGGGCCGGGCGTGAGGTGCTGTCCGCGGAGGACCGCCGCGTGGAGCGGATCCTGCTGGAGCTCCGGCTGCGGGAGGGCTGCCCGTTGTCACTGCTGCGGGAGGCCGGGCTCGCGGCGTCCGTACGGGCACGGGACGAGGGGCTCCTGGAGGCCGGTCCGTACGCGGAGGGGCGTGCCGTCCTGACGCTTCGGGGGCGGCTGCTCGCCGACGCCGTGGTGCGGGACCTGGTGGACTGA
- a CDS encoding SpoIIE family protein phosphatase yields the protein MDPGRPGPPAVVRTSLPGNPLAPAAARRFVRAALADWTELGVPAAAGITDRLADDAVLLVSELVTNAVVHAGTDVELMCRLDEVLPGETTESLLIEVADHHPSRAVRGDHRPQPSGTPEYGRGLHLVATLSESWGITYRTGTKSVWARLPVEGVQAVHEIESYASEQALQRGLRAAEILAPLPKRASQDTEWVNRGALSFLAEASDLLAGQFDQDLVAALAGQLLVPRLADWCAVWLDDGAARDSVGVQGARLARVWHTSEHRIEELRRVLEKEPPRVPDTAGSGAFPLPWPGEALVGGVSGAALAYRLTAGGRVLGTLVIGRSGLVRFPDEVTGLVEDFSRRVALAISTARRYQRQANISQVLQRGLLPSKVADIPGVESGIVYEPRDKGGPGGDFYDVFQAGDGRWCFALGDVQGKGPEAAVVIGLARPWLRLLAREGYQVAEVMDRLNQLLLDDATEAADAAAAVVAVAGGQGVPPDSPTSRFLSLLYGEIVPYEGGVRVTLACAGHPLPLVMSAAGEVREAATPQMLLGVVDDETYTSESFDLGSGETLLCVTDGVTERRTGRRQFDDADGLAVALASCAGLDAPLVAERIRRLVHEFSERPPDDDLALLVLRAR from the coding sequence ATGGACCCGGGCCGCCCCGGGCCGCCGGCGGTGGTGCGCACGTCACTGCCCGGCAACCCGCTGGCGCCCGCCGCCGCGCGGAGATTCGTGCGGGCGGCGCTCGCCGACTGGACCGAGCTAGGCGTGCCCGCCGCCGCCGGCATCACCGACCGGCTTGCCGACGACGCGGTGCTGCTGGTCAGCGAGCTGGTGACCAACGCCGTCGTGCACGCGGGCACGGACGTCGAGCTGATGTGCCGCCTCGACGAGGTGCTCCCCGGCGAGACCACGGAGTCCCTCCTCATCGAGGTCGCCGACCACCACCCCTCACGCGCCGTCCGCGGCGACCACCGCCCACAGCCCTCCGGCACGCCCGAGTACGGCCGGGGACTCCACCTCGTCGCGACCCTCTCCGAGTCCTGGGGCATCACCTACCGCACCGGCACGAAATCCGTCTGGGCGCGGCTGCCCGTCGAGGGCGTGCAGGCCGTCCACGAGATCGAGTCGTACGCGAGCGAGCAGGCGCTGCAGCGCGGACTGCGGGCCGCCGAGATCCTCGCGCCGCTGCCCAAGCGGGCCTCGCAGGACACCGAGTGGGTCAACAGGGGCGCGCTCTCCTTCCTCGCCGAGGCGTCCGACCTGCTGGCCGGACAGTTCGACCAGGACCTGGTGGCCGCGCTCGCCGGACAGCTGCTCGTGCCGCGCCTCGCGGACTGGTGCGCGGTCTGGCTCGACGACGGGGCGGCGCGCGACTCCGTGGGCGTGCAGGGCGCGCGGCTCGCCCGGGTGTGGCACACCAGCGAGCACCGGATAGAGGAGCTGCGCCGCGTCCTGGAGAAGGAGCCGCCCCGCGTCCCCGACACGGCGGGCTCCGGCGCGTTCCCGCTGCCCTGGCCCGGCGAGGCGCTGGTGGGCGGGGTGTCCGGCGCGGCCCTGGCGTACCGGCTGACGGCCGGCGGGCGCGTCCTCGGCACGCTCGTCATCGGCCGGTCCGGGCTCGTCCGCTTCCCCGACGAAGTCACGGGACTCGTCGAGGACTTCAGCCGCCGGGTCGCCCTCGCCATCAGCACGGCGCGGCGCTACCAGCGCCAGGCCAACATCAGCCAGGTGCTCCAGCGCGGGCTGCTGCCCAGCAAGGTCGCGGACATCCCCGGCGTCGAGAGCGGCATCGTCTACGAACCGCGGGACAAGGGCGGCCCCGGCGGCGACTTCTACGACGTGTTCCAGGCGGGCGACGGCCGCTGGTGCTTCGCGCTCGGCGACGTCCAGGGCAAGGGTCCTGAGGCGGCCGTGGTCATCGGCCTCGCCCGCCCCTGGCTGCGACTGCTCGCCCGCGAGGGGTACCAGGTCGCGGAGGTCATGGACCGCCTCAACCAGCTGCTCCTGGACGACGCGACCGAGGCGGCGGACGCGGCGGCGGCGGTCGTCGCGGTGGCGGGCGGGCAGGGCGTGCCGCCCGACAGCCCCACGTCGCGCTTCCTCTCGCTCCTGTACGGGGAGATCGTCCCGTACGAAGGAGGAGTCCGCGTCACCCTCGCCTGCGCCGGGCATCCGCTGCCGCTCGTCATGTCCGCCGCCGGTGAGGTGCGGGAGGCGGCCACTCCGCAGATGCTGCTCGGCGTCGTCGACGACGAGACGTACACGAGCGAGAGCTTCGACCTGGGGTCCGGCGAGACGCTGCTGTGCGTCACGGACGGCGTCACCGAGCGCCGGACGGGCCGCCGCCAGTTCGACGACGCGGACGGCCTCGCGGTGGCGCTGGCGAGCTGCGCGGGGCTCGACGCCCCGCTGGTGGCGGAGCGCATCAGACGCCTGGTCCACGAATTCTCGGAACGCCCGCCGGACGACGACCTGGCCCTGCTGGTGCTGCGGGCGCGGTGA